Proteins encoded in a region of the Thermocaproicibacter melissae genome:
- a CDS encoding GH36-type glycosyl hydrolase domain-containing protein, with amino-acid sequence MKYGHFDDERKEYVITRPDTPYPWINYLGCENFFGLISNTSGGYCFYRDARLMRLTRYRYNNVPIDGGGRYFYLSDGSAVWNTGWAPVKTKLDHYECRHGLGYTIITSEKNEVRAVQTSLVPLGADCELHRIQLKNNSGKKKKLKLFSFVEFCLWNALDDMTNFQRNYSTGEVEVVGSTIYHKTEYRERRNHFAVFSVNAKIDGFDTDRESFMGLYNGFDHPQAVFEGKPRNSMASGWSPIGSHYIEVELDPGETKSYIFVLGYCENPNDKKWEAPNVINKEPANRLLSRFQTDEQFDSAFEQLKKHWEDLLSKFHLKSGDERLNRMVNIWNQYQCMVTFNMSRSASFFESGIGRGMGFRDSTQDLLGFVHLIPARSRERILDIAATQMPDGSAYHQYQPLTKRGNLDIGSGFNDDPLWLIFAVNAYLRETGDWSILDEPVPFDNGNVPAAPLMDHLKCSFEHVLNNLGPHGLPLIGRADWNDCLNLNCYSTVPGESFQTCTNIESRVAESVFIAGMFVFIGPAYAEICRRKGRNSDAEKAEAEVQRMKETVEKYGWDGDWFLRAYDAHGEKVGSNECDEGKIFIEPQGFCVMAGIGKEDGKAARALESVHKLMDSKYGIVLNWPSYTSYRLNLGEISSYPPGYKENGGIFCHNNPWISIAETVLGHGDRAFEVYRKTCPAYLEEVSDIHRTEPYVYSQMIAGPDSVHFGEAKNSWLTGTAAWSFYDISQYILGIRPQFDGLEVNPCIPSAMKNFTVERRFRGADYVIEVDNSAGVQCGVKSVAVDGKTIKGNILPVFSDNNKHIVKVVMG; translated from the coding sequence ATGAAGTATGGGCATTTTGACGACGAACGGAAAGAGTATGTGATTACACGGCCCGACACGCCCTACCCTTGGATCAACTACTTGGGATGCGAGAATTTTTTTGGTTTGATATCGAACACTTCGGGCGGCTACTGCTTCTATCGCGACGCACGGCTGATGCGCCTGACTCGCTATCGCTATAATAACGTGCCGATTGATGGTGGCGGGCGTTACTTCTATCTTTCCGACGGTTCGGCTGTATGGAATACAGGATGGGCACCGGTCAAGACGAAACTTGACCATTATGAGTGCCGTCATGGCCTTGGCTATACAATCATCACATCGGAAAAGAACGAAGTGAGGGCAGTTCAGACCTCGCTTGTGCCGCTGGGAGCGGACTGCGAACTGCATCGGATTCAGCTGAAAAACAATTCGGGTAAGAAAAAGAAATTAAAGCTTTTCTCATTCGTCGAGTTCTGCCTGTGGAACGCGCTGGACGATATGACGAACTTCCAGCGCAATTACAGCACAGGCGAAGTAGAGGTTGTCGGAAGCACCATCTACCATAAAACCGAATACCGTGAACGCAGAAATCACTTTGCTGTTTTCAGCGTCAACGCAAAGATTGACGGATTTGACACAGACCGCGAATCCTTCATGGGGCTTTACAACGGCTTTGACCACCCGCAGGCGGTCTTTGAGGGCAAACCCCGCAATTCGATGGCGAGCGGCTGGTCACCGATCGGATCGCATTACATTGAGGTTGAACTGGACCCCGGCGAAACAAAGAGCTACATATTCGTGCTTGGTTACTGCGAAAACCCGAACGATAAAAAATGGGAAGCACCGAACGTCATCAACAAAGAGCCTGCAAACCGCCTGCTGAGCCGTTTCCAGACGGACGAACAGTTTGACAGTGCGTTTGAACAGCTCAAAAAGCACTGGGAGGACCTCCTTTCCAAATTCCACCTCAAGAGCGGCGACGAAAGACTGAACCGCATGGTGAACATTTGGAATCAGTACCAGTGCATGGTTACGTTCAATATGTCACGCTCCGCTTCGTTCTTTGAATCGGGAATCGGGCGCGGAATGGGATTCCGTGACTCCACACAGGATTTGCTCGGCTTTGTGCACTTGATTCCGGCACGGTCGAGGGAGCGAATCCTCGACATCGCCGCGACGCAGATGCCGGACGGCAGCGCCTACCACCAGTATCAGCCTCTAACAAAGCGCGGCAACCTTGACATCGGTAGCGGATTCAACGACGACCCGCTGTGGCTTATTTTCGCCGTGAATGCCTACCTGCGTGAAACGGGAGACTGGTCGATTCTCGACGAGCCGGTTCCGTTTGACAACGGAAATGTACCTGCGGCTCCGCTGATGGATCACCTGAAATGTTCGTTTGAGCATGTTCTCAATAATCTCGGGCCGCACGGCCTGCCTCTCATCGGGCGCGCGGACTGGAACGACTGCCTGAACCTGAACTGCTACTCCACCGTTCCGGGTGAATCCTTCCAAACCTGCACCAATATCGAGAGCAGGGTTGCGGAGTCAGTTTTCATCGCCGGAATGTTCGTGTTCATCGGACCGGCTTATGCGGAAATCTGCCGCAGAAAGGGTAGAAACAGCGATGCCGAGAAAGCCGAAGCGGAAGTTCAGCGCATGAAGGAAACCGTTGAAAAATACGGTTGGGACGGCGACTGGTTCCTCCGCGCCTATGACGCGCACGGTGAGAAAGTCGGTTCCAATGAGTGCGACGAAGGGAAAATCTTTATCGAACCGCAGGGCTTCTGCGTGATGGCCGGCATCGGCAAAGAGGACGGAAAAGCCGCCCGTGCGCTGGAGTCGGTTCATAAACTCATGGACTCCAAATACGGCATCGTGCTGAACTGGCCGTCTTACACGTCTTACCGCCTCAACCTCGGCGAGATTTCCTCCTATCCGCCCGGGTATAAGGAAAACGGCGGAATCTTCTGCCACAATAACCCGTGGATTTCCATAGCGGAAACCGTACTCGGCCACGGCGACAGAGCTTTTGAAGTGTACCGCAAGACCTGCCCGGCTTATCTGGAAGAGGTCAGCGATATTCATCGCACCGAGCCTTACGTCTACTCACAGATGATTGCGGGACCGGATTCCGTGCATTTCGGTGAGGCAAAAAATTCGTGGCTCACCGGCACGGCTGCGTGGTCGTTCTACGATATTTCCCAGTACATTCTCGGCATCCGTCCGCAGTTTGACGGCCTTGAAGTGAACCCATGCATTCCGTCCGCAATGAAGAACTTTACCGTGGAGCGCCGCTTCCGCGGAGCCGATTACGTCATTGAGGTTGACAACTCGGCAGGCGTGCAGTGCGGTGTAAAATCTGTGGCGGTTGACGGAAAAACTATAAAAGGAAATATCCTACCTGTATTTTCTGATAATAATAAACATATTGTAAAAGTTGTTATGGGATGA
- a CDS encoding LacI family DNA-binding transcriptional regulator, with protein MANIKDIAAKCGLSVSTISKALNGYTDISRETKQKVLKAAEECGYLPNSMARALKTNRTYNIGVLFADEAHSGLKQEYFAAVLDAFKVEAEKNSYDITFISHNMDMNARSITYLEHCKYRNFDGVCIACVDFQNPEVLELINSPIPVVTIDHVFNGHTSINSANVAGMNELVRYIYSMGHRKIAYVHGKKSTVTEQRLTSFCHTMKELGCPLPPEYLVLSAYHDIASTKAAVKKLLALPNRPTCIIMPDDYAALGGIEAIEAAGLRIPEDISIAGYDGIPLSQMLRPKLTTIQQDTERMGTEAAKRLIEQIENPLTTITETVTIEGHLLEGQSVKRILPD; from the coding sequence ATGGCAAACATCAAAGATATCGCTGCAAAATGTGGACTATCCGTTTCAACAATCAGCAAAGCTCTCAATGGATATACCGATATCAGCCGTGAAACCAAGCAAAAAGTTCTCAAAGCCGCCGAGGAGTGCGGTTACCTTCCGAATTCCATGGCAAGGGCTCTGAAAACAAATCGAACCTACAACATTGGCGTTCTTTTTGCTGACGAGGCGCACAGCGGTTTAAAGCAGGAATATTTCGCAGCAGTCCTTGATGCCTTCAAGGTCGAAGCAGAGAAAAATTCCTACGATATTACGTTCATCAGCCACAACATGGATATGAACGCTCGCTCAATCACGTATCTGGAGCACTGTAAATACCGCAATTTCGATGGTGTCTGCATCGCGTGCGTAGACTTTCAGAATCCGGAAGTTCTTGAACTTATCAACAGCCCAATTCCGGTTGTGACAATCGACCATGTTTTCAATGGCCACACAAGCATTAATTCTGCAAACGTTGCGGGTATGAATGAATTAGTCCGTTACATATACAGTATGGGGCATCGCAAAATCGCCTATGTCCACGGCAAAAAATCTACTGTAACCGAGCAGCGGCTCACAAGTTTCTGCCACACCATGAAAGAACTCGGATGTCCTCTTCCACCGGAATATCTTGTTCTTTCCGCTTACCACGACATTGCTTCCACCAAAGCTGCCGTCAAGAAGCTTCTGGCTCTTCCGAATCGCCCGACCTGCATCATCATGCCGGACGATTACGCGGCACTCGGAGGAATTGAAGCGATTGAAGCTGCAGGGCTCCGGATCCCCGAGGACATCTCTATTGCCGGATACGACGGCATTCCTCTTTCTCAAATGCTTCGTCCGAAGCTCACCACCATCCAGCAGGACACAGAGCGTATGGGAACCGAAGCGGCAAAGCGGCTGATTGAGCAAATTGAGAACCCGCTTACAACAATTACCGAAACCGTTACAATCGAAGGCCATCTTCTCGAAGGGCAGTCTGTGAAACGCATCTTACCAGACTGA
- a CDS encoding ABC transporter permease, with protein MPTDQAAIAQAEKSPGALNSPNVKRRSKFIKEMKRNAAFYLMLLPGVIVLIINNYLPMIGVLIPFKEYRYDVEKGFFGSLFSSENIGWKNFEFLFRSPDALTATINTVVYNIVFMALDLIVPITLAILMSEMWNQKRANTYQTLMFFPFFISWIAVSYIAYAFFCNSGFFDANILPLFGVESVDYYTEPSHWPAIIIFFHLWHYTGYNMIIFIASIAGIGSEYYEAAALDGATKWQQARYVTLPMLKTTAVILTLLAVGRIFNGDFDLFYNVPKNVSQLYPTTSILDTFVYNQLQQIHDIGMSSAACTYQAVVGCVVVFLSNLAVRKVDPDSALF; from the coding sequence ATGCCAACAGACCAAGCAGCAATTGCCCAGGCAGAAAAAAGTCCCGGTGCATTGAATTCCCCAAATGTCAAAAGGCGTTCAAAATTCATCAAAGAAATGAAACGCAACGCGGCTTTTTATCTCATGCTTTTGCCGGGTGTTATCGTCCTGATCATCAACAACTACCTGCCGATGATCGGTGTGCTAATTCCTTTCAAGGAATACCGCTACGACGTAGAAAAAGGCTTTTTCGGAAGCCTCTTTTCCAGTGAAAATATTGGATGGAAAAACTTCGAGTTCTTATTCCGTTCGCCGGACGCGCTGACGGCAACCATCAATACAGTTGTCTACAACATTGTTTTTATGGCGCTTGACCTGATTGTTCCGATTACGCTCGCGATTCTGATGTCGGAAATGTGGAATCAAAAGAGAGCCAATACATATCAGACGTTGATGTTCTTCCCGTTCTTTATTTCCTGGATTGCTGTTAGTTACATTGCATACGCCTTTTTCTGCAATTCCGGCTTCTTTGACGCAAATATTCTACCGCTTTTCGGAGTGGAGAGCGTTGACTACTATACAGAGCCTTCGCACTGGCCGGCAATTATCATTTTCTTCCACTTATGGCACTACACCGGTTATAACATGATTATCTTTATCGCGTCCATCGCCGGAATCGGAAGCGAATATTACGAAGCGGCGGCTTTGGACGGAGCCACAAAGTGGCAGCAGGCACGTTACGTTACCCTGCCGATGCTGAAAACAACCGCAGTTATCTTGACACTGCTTGCAGTTGGACGCATTTTCAACGGCGACTTCGACTTGTTCTATAACGTGCCGAAAAACGTGTCTCAGCTTTACCCGACCACAAGCATCCTTGACACATTCGTCTACAATCAGCTGCAACAGATTCACGACATCGGTATGTCATCCGCAGCATGCACCTATCAGGCGGTTGTCGGCTGCGTAGTGGTGTTCCTCAGCAACTTAGCCGTCAGAAAAGTTGACCCGGATTCCGCGTTGTTCTGA
- a CDS encoding carbohydrate ABC transporter permease — protein MGHSAVKKRYVFNRVSATSNALINLLFIIICVLFIAPMVLVVMVSFTSEKALLANGYQFWPAQFSTESYQYVFKAWKDILRCYGNSILVTTVGSFAATAVITLYAYPLSRSNFRHKNGFAFFAFFTTIFGGGLVPWVFIYAQFLKISDTLLVLIIPYLVNAWWIIIMRTFMKQSIPEELIEAARIDGAGEFRTFFSIALPLCKAGLATIFLFCMVKFWNDYYLSLIFINNHHLYTIQYYMYSLLNGIDQILSNTNVPPEARRNLPSEGCRMALAVIGVGPVVFTYPFFRKFFVKGLIIGAVKG, from the coding sequence ATGGGTCATTCAGCAGTAAAAAAGAGATATGTATTTAACCGAGTTTCGGCGACTTCAAATGCACTGATCAATTTATTGTTCATCATAATCTGCGTTCTCTTTATCGCCCCGATGGTTCTTGTTGTAATGGTTTCCTTCACTTCGGAAAAGGCGTTGTTGGCGAATGGTTATCAGTTTTGGCCGGCACAATTCAGTACGGAATCCTATCAGTACGTTTTTAAAGCCTGGAAAGATATCCTTCGCTGTTACGGCAATTCCATCCTTGTTACTACCGTTGGTTCCTTTGCGGCCACAGCGGTAATCACCTTGTACGCCTACCCTCTTTCCCGAAGTAACTTTAGACACAAAAACGGTTTTGCGTTTTTCGCATTCTTTACCACAATCTTCGGCGGCGGACTTGTTCCATGGGTATTTATTTACGCGCAGTTCCTGAAGATTAGCGATACGCTGCTTGTTCTGATTATCCCCTATCTTGTAAACGCTTGGTGGATCATCATCATGCGTACCTTTATGAAGCAGTCCATCCCGGAAGAATTAATTGAAGCTGCAAGAATTGACGGTGCCGGTGAGTTCCGCACCTTCTTCAGCATTGCGCTTCCGCTTTGCAAAGCAGGTCTCGCAACGATTTTCCTATTCTGTATGGTAAAGTTTTGGAACGATTACTATCTCTCTTTGATTTTCATTAACAACCATCATTTGTACACAATTCAGTACTATATGTATTCCTTGCTTAACGGCATTGACCAGATTCTTTCCAACACCAATGTTCCTCCGGAGGCAAGGCGCAATCTGCCGAGTGAAGGTTGCCGAATGGCACTTGCCGTCATTGGCGTGGGACCTGTGGTGTTTACCTACCCGTTCTTCCGCAAATTCTTTGTAAAAGGCTTAATTATCGGCGCTGTAAAAGGCTAA
- a CDS encoding ABC transporter substrate-binding protein — MHSGKKILSLALALATVLPLSLAGCQKQTETTSSAGGETSSAAAESSAAPKETVTLKIMTGDKTIQGLDRVQKAVNDYLKEQNTGLQISWETYSWDDLKTKSATMLSTGQELDIVNTANWIDPGYIAHCTKGEFTDITKYVEDPKYKDVIDIIGKDFLDGTKVNGKYYGMPTNKEKAHNWGFLVQTKEMEKLGIDPKSIKSLEDMEKYFDQAKKDGYIPLCCQGMDHPFKLLDWDTIDADSAPFAFDPNDEKTVVNQFTADKSIELYKKMKVYHDKGYFSKDVLTVKGQEEEMKTGKYFCGTWSLMPGKAVTESASLGLDLTQIDITPVEKTNRETTGAMLAIPASSKHPDEAFQFIAMLYTDEKLINMMTFGIEGQDYVVKSNENGKKIITLKKDSDFQSAGGWIMGNEFINYLMDTQSPTLYDEIKAYNDSAKVLDDLGFVYDNSKMKTQYSNCQGVVNKYYPQLFYGTAKDVDATVAKMKQEFKQCGIDELIADVQAQYDAWRKANGKS, encoded by the coding sequence ATGCACAGTGGTAAAAAAATTCTGAGTCTTGCACTGGCACTGGCTACGGTTCTCCCGCTGTCCCTTGCAGGATGCCAGAAGCAGACCGAGACGACATCGTCAGCAGGAGGTGAAACATCTTCTGCAGCAGCTGAGTCCTCTGCCGCTCCAAAGGAAACGGTTACCCTGAAGATTATGACGGGCGATAAAACCATTCAGGGTCTTGACCGCGTCCAGAAGGCTGTCAACGACTACCTAAAGGAGCAAAACACCGGTCTTCAAATCTCCTGGGAAACTTACAGCTGGGATGATTTGAAGACAAAGTCCGCAACAATGCTTTCGACCGGCCAGGAATTGGATATCGTCAACACGGCAAACTGGATTGATCCTGGCTACATTGCGCACTGCACAAAGGGTGAATTCACCGACATCACCAAGTATGTCGAAGATCCCAAGTACAAGGATGTTATCGACATTATCGGCAAAGACTTCCTTGACGGCACAAAAGTAAACGGCAAGTATTACGGCATGCCGACCAACAAGGAAAAGGCTCACAACTGGGGTTTCCTCGTCCAGACCAAAGAGATGGAGAAACTGGGCATTGACCCGAAGTCCATCAAGAGTTTGGAAGACATGGAGAAGTATTTCGATCAGGCAAAGAAGGACGGATATATTCCTCTCTGCTGCCAGGGCATGGATCACCCGTTCAAACTGCTTGACTGGGATACGATCGATGCCGATTCTGCCCCGTTTGCATTTGACCCGAATGACGAAAAGACCGTCGTCAACCAGTTCACCGCAGATAAGAGCATTGAACTGTATAAGAAGATGAAGGTCTATCACGACAAAGGTTACTTCAGCAAAGACGTTCTGACCGTCAAAGGCCAAGAAGAAGAAATGAAGACCGGTAAATACTTCTGCGGTACATGGTCTCTGATGCCTGGTAAAGCTGTTACAGAGTCTGCTTCTCTGGGCCTTGACCTGACTCAGATTGACATTACTCCGGTTGAAAAGACAAACCGTGAGACTACGGGCGCCATGCTCGCAATTCCGGCATCCTCCAAGCATCCGGATGAAGCATTCCAGTTTATCGCCATGCTTTACACAGACGAGAAACTGATCAACATGATGACCTTCGGTATTGAAGGGCAAGACTACGTAGTTAAGTCCAATGAGAACGGCAAGAAGATCATCACCCTGAAGAAGGATTCTGACTTCCAGTCTGCCGGTGGCTGGATCATGGGCAACGAGTTTATCAACTACCTCATGGATACTCAGTCCCCGACTCTCTATGATGAAATCAAAGCCTACAACGACAGCGCTAAAGTTCTTGATGACCTTGGCTTTGTCTATGACAACTCCAAGATGAAGACTCAATACTCAAACTGCCAGGGTGTTGTCAACAAGTATTATCCGCAGCTGTTCTACGGAACTGCCAAGGATGTTGACGCTACAGTGGCAAAGATGAAACAAGAGTTTAAGCAGTGCGGTATCGATGAACTGATTGCTGATGTCCAGGCTCAGTATGACGCATGGAGAAAAGCAAACGGCAAATCCTAA
- a CDS encoding alpha/beta-type small acid-soluble spore protein, which produces MSRNNHVVPEARAALEKFKMEAASEVGVNLKQGYNGDLTSKQAGSIGGQMVKKMIQSYEDSMK; this is translated from the coding sequence ATGTCTAGAAACAACCATGTTGTTCCGGAAGCGCGTGCAGCTCTTGAAAAGTTCAAAATGGAGGCTGCTTCCGAAGTTGGCGTAAACCTGAAGCAGGGATACAATGGTGACCTCACCTCTAAGCAGGCAGGTTCTATCGGTGGCCAGATGGTCAAGAAAATGATTCAAAGCTACGAAGACAGCATGAAATAA
- a CDS encoding alpha/beta-type small acid-soluble spore protein, which translates to MASNQHVVPEARAALDKFKMEAASEVGVNLKQGYNGDLTAKQAGSIGGQMVKKMIEQYENGMK; encoded by the coding sequence ATGGCAAGTAATCAGCATGTAGTGCCGGAAGCTCGCGCGGCACTCGATAAGTTTAAGATGGAAGCTGCATCTGAAGTTGGCGTTAACCTGAAGCAAGGTTACAACGGCGACCTTACCGCGAAACAGGCTGGTTCTATCGGCGGTCAGATGGTTAAAAAGATGATTGAGCAGTACGAAAACGGCATGAAATAA
- a CDS encoding helix-turn-helix domain-containing protein, with protein sequence MTVSEQIKVLCVRSNISVAELARRVGTTPQNLNARMKRESFTISELETIAEAVGCKFERYFVLQDGEKI encoded by the coding sequence ATGACGGTGTCAGAGCAGATTAAGGTTCTGTGTGTACGTTCCAACATCAGCGTTGCTGAGTTGGCAAGGCGTGTAGGCACCACGCCTCAAAATCTAAATGCTCGGATGAAACGAGAGAGCTTTACAATTTCGGAATTGGAAACAATCGCTGAGGCGGTCGGATGTAAATTCGAACGTTATTTTGTCTTGCAGGATGGAGAGAAAATTTGA
- a CDS encoding DNA cytosine methyltransferase, whose translation MGDYNVKRDSENRDVISLFSGAMGLDIGLMQAGLNIKIGQDNNADCVATMKANGYKVLCGDIRKIQPEELLQLSGLTRGEPFLICGGPPCQPFSTAGKRLGINDPRGSLFMDFIRMINYIRPRFFIMENVKGLMSARLKNSADVDTNGIDETAEGHIGSVLEVILAEFKKLGYKTVYGLLDAVNYGVPQFRERFVLIGSRDNEDIFLPVPTHFQLHQNSKYKWVTLWNAISDLENNPGECGYFSEDRLRFLKLVPQGGNWRNLPPDLIEKAMGGAFHSGGGKVGFYRRLSYDQPSPTLVTSPVQKATMLCHPTQNRPLSVMEYARIQQFPPNWIFTGTTTAKYRQIGNAVPVGLAKALGEAIISVADNNFIIKTKRTRGTDVHNRIKCAIEMGYGHANK comes from the coding sequence ATGGGAGACTACAACGTGAAACGCGATTCAGAAAATAGAGATGTAATCTCTCTCTTTTCGGGAGCAATGGGATTAGATATTGGGCTAATGCAAGCAGGTTTAAATATCAAAATTGGACAAGATAATAACGCTGACTGCGTTGCAACGATGAAAGCTAATGGATACAAGGTTCTGTGTGGAGATATTCGAAAAATTCAGCCTGAAGAATTGTTACAACTTTCCGGCTTAACGAGAGGAGAACCATTTCTCATCTGTGGTGGTCCGCCATGCCAGCCGTTCTCCACTGCCGGCAAACGTCTCGGGATTAATGATCCACGAGGAAGCTTATTTATGGACTTTATTCGAATGATTAATTACATCCGGCCTAGGTTCTTCATCATGGAGAACGTAAAAGGCCTTATGTCTGCCCGATTAAAGAATTCTGCTGACGTTGACACAAATGGAATAGATGAGACAGCAGAGGGGCATATCGGATCTGTTCTTGAAGTGATATTGGCGGAGTTTAAAAAACTTGGCTATAAAACAGTATATGGACTTCTGGATGCCGTAAATTATGGTGTTCCTCAATTCCGTGAACGTTTTGTTTTGATAGGAAGCAGGGACAATGAAGATATTTTCTTACCTGTGCCTACACATTTCCAGCTTCATCAAAATTCTAAGTACAAATGGGTTACTTTATGGAATGCAATATCTGATTTAGAAAACAATCCCGGTGAATGTGGTTACTTTAGCGAAGACCGTTTACGTTTTCTAAAGCTTGTTCCCCAGGGCGGAAATTGGCGTAATTTGCCACCTGATCTTATTGAGAAAGCTATGGGCGGTGCTTTTCATTCCGGCGGTGGAAAAGTTGGTTTCTATCGTAGATTGTCATATGACCAACCTTCACCGACATTGGTTACTTCCCCCGTTCAGAAGGCAACTATGCTTTGTCATCCGACACAAAACCGTCCACTGAGCGTTATGGAGTATGCTCGAATTCAGCAGTTTCCTCCTAACTGGATTTTTACAGGTACGACAACAGCCAAGTATAGGCAGATTGGGAACGCAGTTCCTGTCGGATTAGCCAAGGCTTTGGGTGAAGCTATTATTTCTGTTGCTGATAATAATTTCATAATCAAAACAAAGAGAACCAGAGGTACGGACGTTCATAACAGGATAAAGTGTGCTATAGAAATGGGGTACGGTCATGCCAATAAATGA
- a CDS encoding PmeII family type II restriction endonuclease gives MPINETYNTEAITQAIATALDDFYSSLIAKVDSLNIKSVMKRKNPYLFRAKSMNGAAQIVDAILAAFVSSSEETIFGNVFFERIATVAAQGQKALAEGVDIMVERENTIYAIAVKSGTSVFNADSRKKQEQNFMAASKLAQQAKKRFVPIIGYGYGKKRPSTKARPKFYQELAGQDFWTELTGDNQFYIKLIHMMDKLPEKYVEDFDAAYQRAANRLVKEFTAEFCLEDGNIDWEKLVKFNSGSD, from the coding sequence ATGCCAATAAATGAGACTTACAACACAGAGGCTATTACACAGGCGATTGCAACAGCGCTTGATGATTTCTATTCGTCATTGATTGCTAAGGTTGACTCATTAAACATCAAATCAGTGATGAAACGTAAGAATCCATACCTCTTTCGTGCAAAGTCCATGAATGGTGCTGCGCAGATTGTGGATGCCATCTTGGCGGCGTTTGTGTCTTCTTCTGAAGAAACCATCTTCGGTAATGTTTTCTTTGAGCGTATTGCAACGGTAGCAGCACAAGGGCAAAAAGCATTAGCCGAGGGTGTCGACATCATGGTAGAGCGTGAAAATACAATCTATGCAATCGCCGTTAAATCGGGAACGAGTGTATTCAATGCTGATAGCAGGAAAAAGCAAGAGCAGAACTTTATGGCTGCGAGCAAGCTTGCTCAGCAGGCAAAAAAACGTTTTGTACCTATTATTGGCTATGGCTACGGAAAGAAAAGGCCATCAACAAAAGCACGACCCAAGTTTTATCAGGAACTTGCCGGACAAGATTTTTGGACTGAACTTACCGGCGACAACCAGTTTTACATAAAGCTCATCCATATGATGGATAAGCTGCCCGAAAAATATGTTGAAGACTTTGATGCAGCCTATCAGAGGGCAGCAAATAGACTTGTTAAAGAGTTTACTGCTGAGTTTTGTTTGGAAGACGGAAATATTGATTGGGAGAAGCTCGTAAAATTCAATTCCGGTTCAGACTAA